GTGGGAGTAAGCCGAGCCATAAAAAAGAGTTCATCCTGATGGCTCTTATTTTACTTTTATTATCAGGTGGTTTTGCCTACTGGTGGTTCCGGCTCGAGTTGCCCAAGCGGGAGCTGGCTGACCTCTCTTTTCGGGCGGGAAAGACGGCTGAAGAGAATAGTGAATTGCCTGCAGCACGACAGGCTTATGCAGAGGCATTGTCAGTATGGGGGGGGCATCCGGAGGCGAGTCGTGAATTGGAGCGGCTGGAGTCGACGATACAGTATGCTGTGAATCAGCATTTTACAAAGGCTGAGATGGCAAAGGACGATGAAGATTGGTCTGAAGCTATGGATGCTTACCGGTCCATCTTAGATTTTGAGCCTGAGAACATGAAAGCACAGCTCGCGCTTGAATCCCTTGAGTCGATGCTGGAGAAGGCCCGTGGTGGACTGAAGGTGACAACAGTGCCGGGTGGGGCTGAGGTCACACTAGTTGGTATTGGCACAGAGCTTTCGCCGGCAACCTTTGCCAGCCTGAAGATTGCTACGTATACAGTTCGAATTGAAAAGACCGGCTACAATCCGGTCACCAAAAAGATCAAAGTCAGCAAGGACCGTGTGACCTCCGTTGATGAGAACCTGAGGGAGAGCTATGGTGCACTTGTCATTGAGACTAAAAATAGCGGACAACCCTATGTCTTGAATCAGATTAAGGCGGATGTTCCGCCGCGTCAGCCCTTCGAAGCGCGCCAGGGCAAAACACCTTCGGTGGAAGCGGATTTACCGACCGGTTCTTATCGTGTTGTTATGCAAAAAGAAGGCTGGCCTGATTTTTCCAGAACGTTTCGGGTTGTGCGGGATAAGAAGATCCCTGTGCAATATGAGTTTGCTTCGGGTGATGTCCTTGTGAGTAGTGAGCCTAGCGGGGCGCAAATTTTCAGTGCCTATCTAGATGGTGAGGGGAAAGTGCGATTTACCGCAACTGGCAAAACGACCCCTCATACATTTAAAAACCTTCCTGCCGGGCAATACGCTTACCTGTTGAAGCGTGCTGACTGGCCGGATGCACAAACGACAGTCGTGGTTGAGAAAGATCACAAAGCGAAGGCTCATTGGACCTATGGTTATGGCGGGCTCAGGGTTGAAACCGATCCTTCTAGTATTGAGGTGTTGCAGGTGAACGCTTCTGGTCAAATCGTTGCCAACCTCGGTAAAACTCCGTTCAATAAAAAAGTTAAATCCGGTAACTATCAATTGAGGATGGTTGATGATTATACGAACTGGGGGTCTTTGTCGGTGAATGTTCCGACCAATGATAATGTCAACCTTAGGAAAAATTTTGATTACGGCAGAATGATGGTGGATACAGTGCCATCTGGCGGTTCTATCTCATTTAGAAATGAAAATATCG
This region of Coraliomargarita sinensis genomic DNA includes:
- a CDS encoding PEGA domain-containing protein; this translates as MTPDEAYVILGIEPTVSETERHEAFKKKQQALEAKLAKAPTPGLKEKYRQAVKQLEEAIELIELSEDGGLLPSLAPDKGQESVISSPKVDAELPSSGNEAATPVSPGKRSGGSKPSHKKEFILMALILLLLSGGFAYWWFRLELPKRELADLSFRAGKTAEENSELPAARQAYAEALSVWGGHPEASRELERLESTIQYAVNQHFTKAEMAKDDEDWSEAMDAYRSILDFEPENMKAQLALESLESMLEKARGGLKVTTVPGGAEVTLVGIGTELSPATFASLKIATYTVRIEKTGYNPVTKKIKVSKDRVTSVDENLRESYGALVIETKNSGQPYVLNQIKADVPPRQPFEARQGKTPSVEADLPTGSYRVVMQKEGWPDFSRTFRVVRDKKIPVQYEFASGDVLVSSEPSGAQIFSAYLDGEGKVRFTATGKTTPHTFKNLPAGQYAYLLKRADWPDAQTTVVVEKDHKAKAHWTYGYGGLRVETDPSSIEVLQVNASGQIVANLGKTPFNKKVKSGNYQLRMVDDYTNWGSLSVNVPTNDNVNLRKNFDYGRMMVDTVPSGGSISFRNENIGRGPVELLLPPEAYQVSGSMTDYYDNTDSVSLRSGQNASITIDLKKIDPRILRAREMAGEYIYKNNDGDEDGSAKIVFDEANNVLKLSGASRIRNGGRSGARVLSVISFDFKLPISSISKAGVIHLQNRSDLNLEARSSANFYGNTNGGWGLNISKVEVRHPKGVKELKISESFGKDTFTIIGFSAKYVKDPQGNKAESVIWPTTFERKQN